CTGCGCCACGAGGCCGAGCGCGATGCGGCCGGCAAGGTGATGTACGACCGCGACGGCCGGCCGAAGCTGCGCAGCGCAGAGGTCTCGCGCACGCGGGTCAGCGTCAAGCAGATCATGCGACTGCAGAGCGACCTGGCGCTGGCGCTGGCCGCGCCCTCGATCCGCATGGAAGCGCCGGTGCCGGGCAAGTCCGTCGTGGGCATCGAAGTGCCGAACACCGCCGCGGAAATGGTGGCGCTGCGCGACGTGATCGAGTCACCTCAGTTCGCGAAAGTCGGCGGCAAATCAAAGATCGCCATCGCGCTCGGCCTCGGCGTTTCCGGCGAGCCGATCGTCGCCGACCTGGCGCGCATGCCGCACCTGCTGATCGCCGGCTCGACGGGCAGCGGCAAGAGCGTCTGCATCAACGCGATTATCGCCTGCATTCTCATGCATGCGACGCCCGAAGAGGTGCGTTTCGTACTGATCGATCCGAAGCGCGTGGAGATGGTCGCATTCGAGATCATCCCGCATCTGGCTCTCTCCAAGATCATCACGGACATGGAAGACGTGCCCGGCACGCTGCAAGGCGTGATCAAGGAGATGGAGGACCGCTACCGCAAGTTCGAGGCGCTCAAAGTGCGCAACCTCGAAGCATACAACCGCCATCCCAAGGTGGCCGGCAAGCTGCCGCAATGGGTGGTGATCATCGATGAGCTGGCCGACCTGATGATGGCGGTGCCGTACGAGGTCGAGCGGCAGATCTGCCGGCTGGCGCAGCTCGCCCGCGCCACGGGCATCCACCTGGTGGTGGCCACCCAGCGCCCCTCCGTGGACGTGATTACCGGCCTGATCAAGGCCAACTTCCCCACGCGCATCGCCTTCGCCGTGTCGTCTCAGGTGGATTCCCGCACGATCCTGGACGGCGTTGGCGCGGAGAAGCTGCTCGGCCGCGGCGACATGCTCTACCTCGCGCCGGACGCGATGACCGCGAAACGGCTGCAGGGCGTCTACGTCTCCGACCAGGAGATCGAGCGGTTGGTCGACTTCTGGGGCGCCGAGCGCTGGGAGCACATCCGCCCACGGACCTTCGACCACCTCGTCGAAGAGGCGAAGGCCGAGCAGGTGGCCGCCGAGGCGCCCGAAGAGGACGAACTGCTGGAGAAGGCGCGAGCGCTGGCGGTGGAGCACACGCGTATCTCCACCTCGATGCTGCAGCGACGGCTGCGCATCGGCTACCCACGGGCAGCGCGGTTGATGGACGCGCTCGAGGACGAGGGCGTCGTCGGCGCGGCGGACGGCGGCGGCTCGCGCGACGTGATAGGATCGGATGAGGAGAGCATCTTCGGCGACCTCTGAAATTGGTCGCACCGAAGCGGTAAGTGAACGTCATTCACAGCATCGGTGAACGAACGCGATGAAGAACCTGGCCGAGTTTCTCGCCTCCCGCCGCCTGCAAGACACGGAACGCGCCGAGCTGCCGGATTCGGGCGCCTGTATCAACTGCGGCGCCGATCTGGCCGACGCCCCGCTCTATCTTGAGATGCGGGTCTGTCCGTCCTGCCGCTTTCACTACAGCCTCGGCGCCCACCGGCGCATCGAGCTGCTGGCCGATCCGGGCAGCTTCCGCGAGTCCAACCGCTCGTTGATCTCTGTCGACCCGCTGAACTTCCGCGCCCAGACACGCTACCGCCGCCGCGTGCAGGAAGAGCAGAATCGCACGGGCCTGGCCGACGCCGCGGTCACCGGCTCGTGTTCGATCGCTGGCCGCCGGATCGCCATCGCCGCCCTGGACTTCCGCTTTCTCGGCGGCAGCATCGGCTGCGCGGTAGGCGAAAAGCTGGCTCGCTGCTTCGAGCAGGCAGCCCGCGCCCGCACGCCGATGGTGACGATCGTGGCCAGCGGCGGCGTGCGCATGCAGGAGGGCGTTCTGGCGCTGATGCAGCTTGCCAAGCTGGTGGAAGCGGTGGGCCGGCTGGCGGCAGCCGCGGAGCCGCACATCGTGCTGCTGGCCAATCCATGTATGGGTGGCGCCTACGCGGTGCTTGGCAACGACGCCGACCTGGTGCTGGCCGAGCCAGGCGCGCTGATTGGCTACGCGACGACGCGTATGGTTGAGGCGGCGGCCGGACGGCAGACGCCCGAAGGCGCCCGCACGGCCGAACACCTGCTGTCCAGCGGTATGATCGACCACGTCGTCGATCGCGAGCGCCTGCGCGACTTCCTCAGCTCGCTGCTGGAGCTGCTTGCGGCGCGGCCGAAAGCCGGCGCCGCCGATGGGCCGCCGGAGGCGCGCTTTTCTCCGGGCGAGCACAACGCCTGGACGACGATCCAGCTCGCGCGGCACAGCGAGCGCCCCACGGCCACGGACTACATCGGCCACTTCAGCGACAGCTTCGTCGAGCTACGCGGCGATCGTGTCACGGGCGACGATCGAACCGTGGTCGCCGGCGTGGGCATGCTCGGCGCCGAGCCGGTCGTCTACATCGGCGGCGAACGCCGGCGTGCGGAGGCGGCTGAAACCAGCGTGCGGCCGGAGGGCTTTCGCAAGGCCCGGCGTGCGGTGGAACTGGCGGCCCGGCTGAGGTTGCCGGTAGTCTCGCTGATCGACGGCGTCGCCGCCTCGGCGGCGCTGAGCGCGGACGCTGCGGGGCTGGGCGCGGCGCTCGCCGGCTGCATGGCGGCCTTGGCCAGCGCGGCCACGCCGATCGTCGGCGCCGTGATCGGCGAGGCGCGCGGCGAGGCCGCGCTGGCGCTGGGCATGGCCGATCGCCTGCTGATGCTGGAGAACTCGGCGTTCGAAGTGGTCTCCCCGGAGGCCGCGGCCTCGATCCTGTACCGCGACACTGGTATGGCCGACAGCGTTGCGCCCGCGATGCGGCCAACAGCGCGAGATTGCTTGCGGCTGCGCATCGTGGACGCGGTGGTGCCGGAGCCGGCCGCGGGCGCCCACACCGACCACGACGCCGCCGCCCGACTGCTGAGCGCCGCACTCCTGCGTGCGATCGGCGAGTTGAAGGGCAGCGCGCCGCGCAAACTGGTGCGCGCCCGTTATGACCGCTACCGCCGCATGGGCCAGTACACGAACTTCATCCGCGAAACGGTGGGCCGAGACGTGGCGCAACTCGGTGGCGAGCTCGCCCGCCGGGCCGGCGGCGCCTTTTCGCGCATCACCCGTCGTGGCCGCGAGCCGCGTCCTGCGTCCGCGGGCAGTGACGACGGCGAGAGCTTGCTCGTACCGTAGCGACGGCATTCGAGATCGGCGGTTGTGACCCGAGTTTCGGCGGCAATATCGGGCGCCTCCGCCCGCAACGCTACGGCCCGTGCCGGCCGCTGCGCGCCATGCCGCGACCGCCGCCGCGCGGCGCCCGGCTGGAGTAGTGCGTGCTTTCCGGTGTCACCAGACGGTCTTCGTCGCGACGGCGGCGCGTCGGCGTGAGCATCTCGGCCAGGCGGCTCAGGCCTTCTTCGTCGCCGACGAGCTCGCGCCGCAGTTCCACCACCTGGTCGCGGATCAGGGCTGCCTTTTCGAACTCGAGCGCCCGCGCCGCCTGTCGCATCTGTGACTCCAGCTCGATCACCAGTCGGGCGACCTCGTCCTTCTCCATGCCGCTGCCCGCGCGGTAGCCGGGGCCGGTTTCCGCCACCTTCGAGCGTGTCTGCGCCTGCGCCCGCACGTGGTCGGTGATGTCGCGCACCGCCTTGCGGATGCCGGCGGGTGAGATGCCGTGCGCGTCGTTGTACTCCGATTGAATCGTGCGCCGGCGGTTCGTTTCGTCGATCGCCTGGCGCATGGAACCGGTCATCGTATCGGCGTACATGATCACGTGGCCGTTCTCGTGGCGGGCCGCGCGGCCGATCGTCTGGATCAACGAACTCGCTGAACGGAGATAGCCTTCCTTGTCTGCGTCGAGAATGGCGACGAGACTCACTTCCGGCAGATCGAGTCCCTCGCGCAGCAGGTTGATGCCGACCAGCACATCGTAGACGCCGAGCCGCAGATCGCGTAGGATCTCGGTGCGATCGAGCGTATTGACTTCCGAGTGCAGGTAGTTGGTCTTGATCCCCATCTCCTGCAAGTAGTCTGCCAGATCTTCGGCCATCTTCTTTGTCATCGTGGTGACGAGCACACGCTCACGGCGATCGATCCGGGTCTTGATTTCGTCCAGCAGATCGTCGATCTGCCCTTTCGTCGGCTTGACCTCGATCGTCGGGTCGAGCAGGCCAGTAGGCCGAATAACCTGCTCAACGGTCTGCGTGGAGACTTCTTGCTCGTACGGCCCCGGCGTGGCTGATACGAAGATTACCTGGTTAATGTGCGCATCGAACTCTTCGAAGCTGAGCGGCCGGTTGTCCAGTGCGGACGGCAGACGGAAGCCGAAGTCAACCAGGGTTCGCTTGCGCGCGTAGTCGCCCTGGAACATGCCGCGCACCTGCGGCACGCTGCGGTGCGATTCGTCAATGAACAGCAGCCAGTCGGCCGGCACATAGTCCAGCAGCGTCCAGGGAGTGCTGCCCGCCTCGCGCCGCGCCAGGTGACGGCTGTAGTTCTCGACGCCGGAGCAGTAGCCCGCTTCGCGCAGCGTTTCCAGGTCGTAGCGCGTGCGTTCCTCCAGGCGCGCGGCTTCGAGAATCTTGCCCTCTGCCCGCAGCTCGCCCAGCCGGTCGCGCAGCTCGATCTCGATGTCCTCGATCGCCGCGTCCATCTTCTCCTTCGACGTAACAAAATGCTTCGCCGGATAGATGTCCACTCGCTCGCGTTCGGCAAGCACTTCGCCCGTGAGCGGATCAAGCTCGGTGATCCGTTCGACCGTGTCGCCCCAAAAGTCGATACGCACCGCCAGCTCGTCGTATGAAGGATGTACGGTCAGTGTGTCGCCGCGCAAACGGAATTTGCCGCGCACCATGTTGATGTCGTTGCGCTCGTACTGCATGTTGACCAGCGCGCGGATCGCCTCATTACGGTGCGTTTGACCGCCTTTCTGCAGCGAGAGCACGAAGCTCTGGTACTCTTCCGGCTCGCCGAGGCCATAGATGCAGGAAACCGAGGCGACGATCAGGACATCGCGCCGTTCGAAGAGGGCACGCGTGGCGGCATGGCGCATTTTATCGATCTCGTCGTTGATGTCGGCGTCTTTGGCGATATAGGTATCCGTGCGCGGCACGTACGCTTCTGGCTGGTAGTAGTCGTAGTAGGAGACGAAGTACTCGACCGCGTTTTCGGGGAAGAACTCCTTGAACTCGCTGCAAAGCTGCGCGGCCAGCGTCTTGTTGTGCGCCAGCACCAGCGTTGGCCGCTGCACCTGCTGAATTACGTTCGCCATGGTGAAGGTCTTGCCGGAGCCGGTGACGCCGAGCAGCGTCTGCTGGCGGTCGCCGCGGCGCAGGCCCTCGATCAGTCGCTCGACGGCTTCAGGCTGGTCGCCGGTGGCTTGAAAGTCGGATTGGAGTTTAAAGGCAGGCATCCCACCCTCGCGCGGCAAACGGGCCGCCGCTAGAACACATGATCGATTATACCATATCGGCGCCTGCCCGCGGTTCAGCCGCGGCCGCCCTTCTGCAGGGCGAAGCGGATGCGCTCTTCCACGGGCATGGCGCCGGCGGCCGGCACGCTTGCCAGCGCGGCGGCGATCTCGGCGCTCGTCCAGCCCAGAGAAGCCAGCACGTCGGCGGCCTCGTCGCCGGCGAAGGCGCCGGCCGGCACGTAGCCGTCGACCGGCGTGGCGCTCAGCTTGCCCCGCAGCTCCAGCACCAGCCGCTCCGCGGTCTTGCGACCCACACCTTTCACCCGCGCCACGGCGGTTACGTCCTGGCGATCCACGGCGGCTGCCAGCTCGCCGGGCGAAAACTCGGTGAGAAAGGCGAGAGCGCCA
This genomic interval from Dehalococcoidia bacterium contains the following:
- a CDS encoding DNA translocase FtsK, which encodes MAKAKGTARPRGNSARAPRPRGKPHLLSRATEALTRPLAPIARFFLTPGGLIVALVVILAAALPWTGVVDVFGAFRRAVLRSTGAGSYLIALDALAFAAMLAIWPQLHRSWRFWRVALGCEALALFGWGVLGLVHPDVSLAGVSLGEVSAGGRAGAGFTAGPLTTLIWLILLGGGFALVWPAGALALARAIGAALRSLWSLGLPQRALGRRRSAQAGAHEPAAAAAALAAIASAAPAFEAEPPPETIGQGAADAFRRAVQAERDPAAAPSAASRATSTTSEATPEPRAAPASPVGWQLPATALLSAAPAPQGGTVDNETRSRIIVQTLASFGVDARVVQVNQGPTVTQFGIEPGWDVKLRHEAERDAAGKVMYDRDGRPKLRSAEVSRTRVSVKQIMRLQSDLALALAAPSIRMEAPVPGKSVVGIEVPNTAAEMVALRDVIESPQFAKVGGKSKIAIALGLGVSGEPIVADLARMPHLLIAGSTGSGKSVCINAIIACILMHATPEEVRFVLIDPKRVEMVAFEIIPHLALSKIITDMEDVPGTLQGVIKEMEDRYRKFEALKVRNLEAYNRHPKVAGKLPQWVVIIDELADLMMAVPYEVERQICRLAQLARATGIHLVVATQRPSVDVITGLIKANFPTRIAFAVSSQVDSRTILDGVGAEKLLGRGDMLYLAPDAMTAKRLQGVYVSDQEIERLVDFWGAERWEHIRPRTFDHLVEEAKAEQVAAEAPEEDELLEKARALAVEHTRISTSMLQRRLRIGYPRAARLMDALEDEGVVGAADGGGSRDVIGSDEESIFGDL
- a CDS encoding carboxyl transferase domain-containing protein; translation: MKNLAEFLASRRLQDTERAELPDSGACINCGADLADAPLYLEMRVCPSCRFHYSLGAHRRIELLADPGSFRESNRSLISVDPLNFRAQTRYRRRVQEEQNRTGLADAAVTGSCSIAGRRIAIAALDFRFLGGSIGCAVGEKLARCFEQAARARTPMVTIVASGGVRMQEGVLALMQLAKLVEAVGRLAAAAEPHIVLLANPCMGGAYAVLGNDADLVLAEPGALIGYATTRMVEAAAGRQTPEGARTAEHLLSSGMIDHVVDRERLRDFLSSLLELLAARPKAGAADGPPEARFSPGEHNAWTTIQLARHSERPTATDYIGHFSDSFVELRGDRVTGDDRTVVAGVGMLGAEPVVYIGGERRRAEAAETSVRPEGFRKARRAVELAARLRLPVVSLIDGVAASAALSADAAGLGAALAGCMAALASAATPIVGAVIGEARGEAALALGMADRLLMLENSAFEVVSPEAAASILYRDTGMADSVAPAMRPTARDCLRLRIVDAVVPEPAAGAHTDHDAAARLLSAALLRAIGELKGSAPRKLVRARYDRYRRMGQYTNFIRETVGRDVAQLGGELARRAGGAFSRITRRGREPRPASAGSDDGESLLVP
- the ruvA gene encoding Holliday junction branch migration protein RuvA, coding for MTFIARLRGTIEEKGRDRVVVDVNGVGYEVSVPGSTLARLGAGGEAVTLRTFTYVREDTIQLFGFLTAEELETFERLLGVTGIGPRGALAFLTEFSPGELAAAVDRQDVTAVARVKGVGRKTAERLVLELRGKLSATPVDGYVPAGAFAGDEAADVLASLGWTSAEIAAALASVPAAGAMPVEERIRFALQKGGRG